From one Microbulbifer sp. A4B17 genomic stretch:
- a CDS encoding SIMPL domain-containing protein, protein MKAVKISIICLLALLATACGSEHASEDRGTMVSIAARGEASQVPDIAKISVGVVTESEDSKQAMRDNANQMESLMDAIKKSGINKKDIQTTGVNLSPRYQYQQNKRPRITGYTARNTVSVKIRKLDELGKVLDNLTAAGANQINGPSFEIGEPAPVQAEAREKALKDAHERAEMYAKALGTKVHRIVSISETGSGGMPRPMYRAEMATMKDSASTPISPGETTLTVNLDLVYELED, encoded by the coding sequence ATGAAAGCAGTAAAAATTTCAATTATTTGCCTACTCGCCCTACTCGCCACCGCCTGTGGCAGCGAACACGCATCGGAAGACCGGGGGACCATGGTATCCATCGCTGCTCGGGGAGAAGCCAGCCAAGTTCCCGATATCGCAAAAATTTCTGTAGGTGTGGTAACCGAATCAGAAGACAGCAAGCAGGCAATGCGCGATAACGCCAACCAAATGGAGTCTTTGATGGATGCGATCAAGAAGTCAGGTATCAATAAAAAAGATATCCAAACCACCGGCGTCAACCTTTCTCCACGATACCAATACCAACAGAACAAGAGACCCCGAATTACCGGTTACACCGCAAGAAACACCGTAAGCGTAAAAATTCGTAAATTGGATGAACTCGGCAAGGTCTTGGACAACCTCACTGCGGCAGGTGCCAACCAGATCAACGGACCGAGCTTTGAAATTGGTGAGCCCGCCCCAGTTCAAGCTGAAGCGCGAGAGAAAGCCCTCAAGGACGCTCATGAGCGTGCAGAAATGTATGCCAAGGCGCTGGGTACAAAAGTACACCGAATTGTCAGCATTTCAGAAACTGGCAGTGGCGGTATGCCTCGCCCAATGTACCGCGCCGAAATGGCAACGATGAAAGACAGCGCTTCCACCCCCATCTCACCGGGAGAAACAACTCTCACTGTAAATCTGGATCTGGTTTACGAGCTTGAGGACTAA
- a CDS encoding amidohydrolase family protein gives MTTKTNRSYFVNRAAAVALSVFAGLFSFQASAESIAIYAGKLFDSSNGKLLEDRTIHIVDGRVDSVQKGFAKHDRERLIDLREYTVLPGLMDMHSHLTYEFGPRAYMESFSWNPADFTLRGVDAARRTLQAGFTTIRNLGDHDNVTVSLRRAINNGLVEGPRIYTAGKTIATTGGHADPTNGLRQDLMGDPGPVDGVIDGPISARKAIRQRYKDGADLIKITATGGVLSVAKSGQNPQFMQDELEAIVEAARDYGFTVAVHAHGKEGMIRAIRAGVDSIEHGTYMDNEVMDLMRRNNTWFVPTLMAGEWVTEKSAIEGFLPDLVRPKAATMGPLMQDTFSRAHKRGVKIAFGTDTGVTRHGDNAREFLLMVQGGMSPADALRSATWNAAQLLQMQDELGSISEGKIADIIAVAGNPLEDISEMQRVLFVMKEGVIYKEPSELQDEVFLEQEISG, from the coding sequence ATGACAACAAAGACCAACCGAAGCTACTTTGTCAACCGTGCTGCTGCCGTCGCTTTGTCGGTATTTGCCGGACTTTTCAGTTTTCAGGCGAGCGCCGAGAGTATCGCCATTTACGCCGGTAAATTGTTTGATAGCAGTAATGGAAAATTATTGGAAGATCGCACCATTCATATTGTCGATGGTCGGGTTGATTCGGTGCAGAAGGGATTTGCCAAGCACGATCGGGAGCGCTTGATCGACTTGCGAGAATATACGGTATTGCCGGGTTTGATGGATATGCACAGCCATCTCACTTACGAGTTTGGTCCGCGTGCTTACATGGAGTCGTTCAGTTGGAATCCTGCAGATTTTACTTTGCGCGGCGTTGACGCTGCTCGCCGCACTTTGCAGGCTGGATTTACCACGATTCGAAATCTCGGTGATCACGACAATGTGACTGTGAGCTTACGCAGAGCGATTAATAATGGATTGGTTGAAGGCCCGCGTATTTATACGGCGGGCAAGACAATCGCAACCACCGGCGGGCATGCCGATCCTACCAATGGGCTCAGACAGGATTTGATGGGGGATCCGGGGCCCGTCGATGGAGTCATTGATGGACCGATCAGCGCACGGAAAGCAATTCGCCAGCGTTATAAAGACGGCGCAGACCTGATCAAGATAACCGCGACTGGCGGAGTTTTGAGTGTGGCTAAGAGCGGTCAAAATCCGCAATTTATGCAAGATGAACTGGAGGCAATTGTCGAGGCTGCGAGGGACTATGGTTTCACGGTAGCGGTGCATGCCCACGGTAAAGAGGGAATGATCCGTGCAATTCGTGCTGGAGTGGATTCCATTGAACACGGCACCTATATGGATAATGAAGTGATGGACCTTATGCGTCGCAACAATACCTGGTTTGTGCCGACTCTAATGGCTGGTGAGTGGGTGACAGAAAAATCGGCGATTGAAGGCTTTCTGCCGGACCTGGTGCGCCCAAAGGCCGCGACTATGGGCCCTTTGATGCAGGATACTTTTAGTCGTGCTCACAAGCGTGGGGTGAAGATTGCATTTGGAACTGACACTGGCGTCACCCGCCATGGCGATAATGCCCGTGAGTTTTTATTGATGGTTCAGGGTGGAATGAGCCCGGCAGATGCTCTGCGCTCAGCTACTTGGAATGCCGCTCAATTGTTACAGATGCAGGATGAACTTGGCAGCATCAGTGAGGGGAAGATAGCCGATATTATCGCCGTGGCCGGCAACCCTCTGGAAGATATTTCGGAAATGCAGCGGGTTCTGTTTGTTATGAAAGAAGGCGTGATTTACAAAGAGCCCAGCGAGCTTCAGGATGAAGTGTTTCTGGAGCAAGAGATTAGCGGCTAG
- a CDS encoding glutathione S-transferase family protein yields the protein MKIYEFATAPNCRRVRMFMAEKGLDAEYVGVDITKGENLSSEFRSKDINKKVPVMELDDGTYIAESVAIQRYFEELHPEPPLFGRSPKEKALVEMWNRRADFNLMFPVGMCFQHVSGFFKDRMNVYPDFGEDSGKRALKFMDALDNHFSDHEYLVGDYFSVADISMVCSLDFGKVQNLRPDPSKHSHLIRWREQLKERPSFKA from the coding sequence ATGAAAATCTATGAATTCGCAACAGCGCCAAATTGTCGACGTGTTCGCATGTTTATGGCGGAAAAGGGGTTAGACGCAGAATATGTCGGAGTAGATATTACTAAAGGGGAAAATCTTAGCTCAGAATTTCGCAGCAAAGATATTAACAAAAAAGTACCTGTGATGGAGTTGGATGACGGCACTTACATCGCTGAATCAGTGGCCATCCAGCGTTACTTTGAGGAGCTACATCCAGAGCCACCACTCTTCGGCCGCAGCCCCAAAGAAAAAGCACTGGTGGAAATGTGGAATCGCCGTGCCGACTTCAATCTTATGTTTCCTGTCGGGATGTGTTTCCAGCACGTTTCCGGCTTCTTTAAGGACCGCATGAATGTCTACCCTGACTTCGGTGAGGACTCAGGTAAGCGAGCTCTTAAGTTTATGGACGCTCTCGACAATCACTTTTCCGATCACGAATATTTGGTTGGTGATTACTTTTCAGTAGCAGATATCAGCATGGTTTGCAGCCTGGATTTCGGCAAAGTGCAAAATCTGCGGCCAGATCCATCAAAGCACTCTCACCTTATCCGCTGGCGTGAGCAGCTGAAAGAGCGCCCCAGCTTTAAAGCTTGA